The genomic segment GCCAGCACGTTTAACTTTAGAGAAAATTAAATATTAAATATCTCCGTTTAAAAGTTGTAGATGTACAATTTTTTCGAGCGTTTTTTCTTTTGTGTAAACGATTTGGTGTGTATTATGGGGTCTTGAAAATAGGGCTTCATAAATTATTTATTTTTATGTGTTGACATATATGGCAACAATAGAAGAATTATACACTCTTGGAAAAATTGAAAAGTATGTTCCTGATCTTGGGCCTGACCAACATATCGAGAGGGTTTTATATCTTTCGTTGGAGCTTGTGGAGTGGATCAACACGACATTGTCAGGTATGCCGCGAAGGGCAGGAAGGGACCTTACCCCTTTGGAACAAGTGGATAATATTTTTTCAAACTATATATCTGGGAAAAAAATGGTTGGGGAATACCAAAAACTTATGCCCCAGAAATATGCAGTTTGGGAGTTGAAAACTGCTGATATCAGAATATTTGGTTGGTTTGTCCGACAAAGAGTTTTTATTGCAACCCATGCGGATACTGCAACAAATATTAAGGGCCAAAAACTGTATAGGAAGTATATTAAAAAGGTTCGGGATTATCGAAAAAGAATAAATTTAACTAATCCAAAATATACGACAAAAGGTTTAGGTGATGTCCTTTAAGATTAATATTTCCGGTAAAAGGAAAGTTTTTGCAAATCTGTTAGCAGAATTGCATGAGGAGCTTTATGACATTTACCAGAAACGCAACGAAGAAACCGGTTTAACTAAAGCAGATATAGCTGAGCGACTGGAAGTTCATAGGTCTTTGATTACAAAAAAATTTGGCGGTACGTCCAATTTGACTTTAGAAAGTGTTGCTTATTTGGCGTGGGCGCTTGATTGCAAGCCTCGGGTTGAACTAATTCCCTTAGAAGATTTAAATAATAACCGTAAAACATACACGGAATATTATTTAAGTGGTTCTAAGGAAGATAAGATAACACGAACAACCTCAACCAGTTCAACAACTACCTTTTTTAATACTGTTAATCTGAAAAGAGCCTAGGACCTTGATATGACAGGGTTTGCTTATACGATTTTTTGCGATGATGTTCGGCAAGAAATTAACAACAAACAATCTTTTATTGGGACTTACGGGCAAGATATCGTCGTTCCGGACAAAGAGCAGTTTACATTACTGAAGTTTTTTATCGTTCTAAACTACTGTGTAACGAAGGGGGTGCCGTTTAAGGAGATTGAGTTTGTCGTGGAGCTTCCCGATCAGGATGATATCAGATTGCGAGCGGATGATGTGAATATTGTTCCAGATGATAATACTTCCAGGTTACGTTTTAGTGCTGTTTTCGGTGTTAATAATTTAGTTGTTAAACCGGGAACTAGAATCATGACGTACGTTCTTGTTGATGGGGTAAAGGTTGAGGGGGATAAAATCCACATCAAATCCTCTGGAGACCTACCTCAATAAAATTTTCGGGCGGTTTTCTAATGCCGCCAGAAGGCGGGGGTGAACAGGACCACCACCGCAAGAATTTCCAGACGGCCGAGCAGCATGCCGAGACTGAACAGCCATTTGGCGGCGTCAGGGACGCTGGCGAAATTATGGTCAGGGCCGATCATCGGTCCGAATCCGGGGCCTACATTGGTCAGTGTGGTCAAGGCGCCGCTCAGCGCCGTCAAAAGATCCAGTCCGGTCAGTGACACGGCAATGGTCAGGGCCACCAGCGTGGTCAGGAACGCGCCGACGAAAACCAGGACAGAATACAGAATGGAGCCGTCGATGGCTTCGCGGCCGTATTTGATGATTGCCACCTTGTTGGGTGACAGCAATTGCTGAAGGCTCGTTCGGAAGGCGGTGATCACCACCAGAAGACGATAGACCTTGAGACCGCCGGCGGTGGAGCCGGAACAGCCGCCAAAAAAAGTGATCACGAAAAACGTTGCCACGGCAAATCCGCCCCAGGTGAGGTAGTTTTCCGACGCGAAACCGGTAGTGGAAATGATGGAAATCACGTTGAACGCCGTCGAGCTCAGGACATGAAAGAAACTTTCATTTTCCGTAAACAGATAATGCCAGGCGGTGGTGGCGCTGATCACGACGCCCAGGATAATCAGAAAGGCGGGAATCTGGGGGTCTTCCATCAGGTTATAATCCCGATGGATCAGGGCCTTGACATAAACCGCGAAGGGCAGGGAGCCCAACACCATGAACAGGCAACCGGTCCACAGAACCCCATCGCTGTGGAAATACCCCACAGAAGCGTCATGGGTGGAATATCCGCCGGTGGAGATGGTGGTCATGGCGTGATTGATGGCGTCAAAGCCGGACATGCCGGACAGGTAAAACATCAGGCCGCACAACAGGGTAAGCCCCACATAAATGCCCAGCAGCCACAAGGAGTATTTGTAAAATTGCGGCACCGGTTTGTTGCCGGTATCGGAGGATTCAATGGTGAAAATCTGCATCCCGCCGATTTTCAGAAACGGCATCAGCATCAGCCCGATGCCGATAATGCCGATGCCGCCCAGCCATTGGGTCAGCGAGCGCCACAACAATAGCCCGGGGGGCATGCCGTCCAGGCCGGACAACACCGTCGAGCCGGTGGTGGTCAGACCGGAAATGGCTTCGAAAAAGGCATCGGTGAAGGACAGGCCCGCAGCGGAAAGATAAAGCGGCAATGCGGCCACCACCGCCGTTGACAGCCACAACATATTGACCAGGAAAAACCCGAATCTCAGGGTAAAGGCGGGGATGTCGTCGCGGGTGGCAATCAGCATCAGCAGCGCCGGCACGCCTGTCAATATGGAGGAGCCCAGAAAAACCTGCCAGTCGGAATTGTGGTTGAGATAATCCACGCTGGCCGGAACGAGCATGGCCAGCGCCAGATAGAGACAGAAATAACTCACTACATAGGCCGTGGGTTTGAAAATCTGGGCATATATACCGGTGGCGTTGACCATATGTTATTCCGCAAATTCATGCCTTGATACGGGCCTAGTGTGGTGAATTTGAAGTTCCTGTTATTGATTATGTCATACGACTTAAGAACTTCAAATTCAGAAACCACACTAGAGTCAAATAATTAACCAGTCTTCTTGTTGACTCTGAAATTCGAATAGCCTGCTACAAATATGATACGAATTTCAGAGTCAGAAGACTAGAGTGAATTGTGAAGAGGTTGGCTCAATTCCCTCTAGAACGCCGTCTCCTTCTGAGAGGCGGCAGATGACGATATATTGGGGAATGAGATATATCAGGAAATGAGAGTCTGGGGAAGTTTTCCGTTTGATCCCGGTACATGATCCGGACGCGCTGTCCCGCCGAGAAGGGCTACAGTTTTGTCTGCATCTGTTCTGTCCTGGTTCCGATCCTACAGTAAAATTTCCGGTCCTAAGTGTCGGAAAACTTTACATCTGTTTCTTGGAAAAAATTATAACCATTTGTTTTTCTTGGTTTTTTATTGTGGCATGGGTTTTGCTTAGTGTCGATCAGTTTGTAAAAGTTTTTTTGAGGAAATAAATAATGAAACACATTGCTACTTTTTTTCTGGCCTCAGTATGTCTGTTGTTTTCAAGCCTGAGTGCCCATGCCACCCTGATTTTTGACAATGCAGATGTTGGGCGCGCGTCCAACAGAGGGGCGCAATCGAGTCCAGGCGCCCTGGTTACGGTTTCTGCCAACGTGACGATCAGCAATATTGCGGTCCGGAATGACCTGAATCAGGACGGCAATCTGAAGTTTGTTATTTTTGACCACGACACTCATGATCTGCTGTATAGCAGCGCGGCAAAAGCTTTCGTCGATGATGGCGTTTCCTGGAAAATCTCTGACATGTTCAGCTTCACGCTCCTGGCTGGCAAAAGCTATGACATCGGCGCGATTGCCGATGTGGGCGGGCTTTGGCATTATGATAGCACAAGCAACAGCATGAACGGAATCACATCTATTGTATCGAACCCGAATTTCGGGAATTTCGGTTCACCGGCCCAAGTTGGTCATGCTAGTGCTGATGCGCACATCCGTCTGTATGCCGAGGAAAGTGTCGATGTTCCCGAACCGGCCCCGCTTGCCCTGCTGGGTCTTGGGCTTTTGGGGCTTGGGATGGCGCGGCTGCGGCACCATTAAATATCATATAAACATCATAGCCTCAATTTACCCAATATATTCCAATACATCCAATATATTCCAATACATAATGTATGAAGTAGAGTGAATAAAGGGGAGGGCAACCTCCCCCTTTTTTATGCTGATTTTTTGCTGGTCCGCTGGGCGGGCGGGATCAAGCGCCAGGGTTGCTGTGCAGGCGGGCGATATTGTCTTCCCAGTTACGGCCGTCAAAATCCGTATAGTCGATGGCCTCGACCGTTCCGGTGTCAAGGCAGCTCACGTTGACGCTGATTCCGTCCGGATGGGAGCGGGGCGTATAAAAGCTTTTCACACCGCAAATCTTGCAGAAAGTATGTTTGGCGGTATGGGTGTTAAAGCTGTAGGTGGTGAGGCTGTCCGCTCCTTGAAGAAGGTGGAATTTTTCTTTTTCCACAATCAGATGCACAAACCCGGTCATGCGGCACATGGAACAGTTGCAACGAGTGGCCTTGAGCCGGGCGGGGGCTTCCACTTCAAAACGCACCGCGCCGCAATGACAGCCGCCCTGGTGGGTGAGATTCTTGTGTAACGTCATCAATCGTTGCTCCCCATGAAATCCCGCTTCCCTATGCCCGCTTCCCTATGCCTGCTTCCTTATGAATGTCTGTTAAATGTCTGTTGCTGGCACGGAAATGTCAATCCATTACAGACGATCATCAGGCCATTACAGACGATCATCGGGGCGCGGAGAAGTATTGCTATTGACAATGAATATTAATGTAAGTATGACCGTTATCAATTAATAATAATTATTATTAATATCAATCTATGAGGAAGTTCCATGATTTATCCCCCCAAGGCGGCTTTGCTCGCCTCCGTTTCCCTGTCTTTATCCCTAAGCCCCGGTCTGTTACTGGCGGATGCCGAGGAGGCGGCGCTGGAGGAGATTGTCGTGACCACGACGGCGGGATTGCAGATTCCCGTTTCCTCCATTCCGGGGGCGGTGCAAATTCTGGACCGGGAAGACCTCGATATTCAGAACGCCATTTCCCAGGACCTGGCCGATACGCTGGCCAATCTCTTGCCGGGCTATTCGCCAAGCAACCAGCTGGCCTCCAATTTCGGCCAGACCTTCCGCGGCAAGAAGGCCGTGGTGCTCATTGACGGAGTGTTGCAGACCACACCGATTCGCAACGCTTCGCGGGAGTTTCGGACCATTTCCCAAGAGGCCATCGAGCGGGTCGAGGTGATCAAGGGTGCCAGCGCGCTCTATGGCAACGGCTATGCGGGCGGCGTGATCAATATCGTCACCAAACAGGCCACGGAAGACTTCCAGGGCTGGGCCAGCGGCGAATATAATTTCCAGCCTGAGGACTGGGGTGCCACGGACGGCTATGCGCTGAATGCGGGATTTTCCGGCACGACGGGCGGGCAACTGGAAGTTGTGCTAAGCGCCTCTTACGTCAAAACGGGCCATTTTGTCGATGCGCACGGGGAGATTCTGCCGGACGACCAGAACGGTCAGGGTGGCACCGCCAACGGCAATCAATACGATGTTTTGCTGAAACTGGGTCGCCAGTTTGACACGCACCGGCTGGAGATAAGCGGCCATTATTATTACATGGACAACCGGCCCAGCTTCAACCGCATCGTCAATCCGCTTACCGGCTTCACCGAAATCGACGTGACCCGGCCCTACAGCAGCGGCGATCCGAAAAACGAAAGCTTCTTCACCAGGCTGCAATGGCAGAGTGACGACCTGTTCGGCCAGGAATTCGCCCTGCATCTCTCCTTTGGCAAGAATGACTATTTGTTCGCCACCACCAAGGTGGAGTCCCGCAAAATCAAGATCTCGCCCTCCCTGCGCAGCAGCCTTGCCGAAGGGGACCTGCAACTGATTTACGGGCTCGACATGGAATGGGACACCACCAGCCAGAGCTATCGGGCGGATTTCGTGCCGGACAATATTCCCGCCGGAATCGAACCTTGCTGGATCTGTGATGTGGACAAGCAGCAGATCTCCCCCTATCTTCAGGCCAATTACACCCTGACCGAGAGGTTGGAGATGCAGGCTGGGGTGCGCTATGAAAATTATCGCTTCGAGGTGCCGGATTTCGTGCCGATTCGCGGGCCGTTGTTCGGCGTTCCCGTGGCCGGCGGGACCCTGAATTATAACGAGCCGGTCTTTAACATTGGCGCCGTTTATCAGCTTGCCCCGGCGACCGAACTCTACGGCGGCTATTCCGAAGGCTATGCGGTGGATGACCTGCGGCGCTTGCGGGGCATCACGACGCCGACCGTCGCGGCCTTCAAGGACCAGGTGCCGGCCACCAAGTCGCATAATTTCGAACTGGGTATCCGCTCCCTGGTCGGGGATGACCTGAATCTGTCCGCAACCGCCTATTATACCAAAAATACGGACGCCTCCCATTACGGCCAGGAATCCGACGGCGCCTTCCCGCTGGAATTCCTGGTTTATGCTGATGAAAAAATCTATGGGGTGGAATTGACGGCGGATTATCGGTTCACTGACCGGCTGAGTGCGGGCGGCACCTATTCCTGGAGCGAGGGCGAATACCTCGATTCCGTAGCCGGTGACTACCGGTATCTCAACGGCACCAGGATCACGCCGGCGAAGATCACCGCCTATGTGGAAGGCCGGCCGCTGGATAACCTGTTTGCTCGCCTGCAGATGCTGCATGTGGCGGGCCGGGACAAATTCCCGGACCTCGAAATGGGCGGCCTTGTCGGCAATCTGTATTACGAGAGCGAGATTGACGGCTATACCCTGCTGGACTTTACCATGTCCTATAGTTTCGAGACCCGGGGTAAACTTACCCTGTCCGTGCGCAACCTGCTGAACAATCACTATGCGCCGGCCTCGTCGCAGGTCAATAAAGATCTTCTGACGACCAGCGCCGCCAGCCGGGCGGTGTATGCCGGACAGGGACGCGCCATCAGCCTGAAATACAGCATCACCTATTAAAGGAGCCGCGCATGATCTGGTTCAGAAAGCTGCATAAATGGTTGGGGGTGGGCGCCGGACTGCTGATGATACTGGTGACGTTAAGCGGTCTGGCCGTGGTGTTCGAACCGGATTACCGGCGGCTCGCGCATCCGGAATTGGCGACGCCGGCACGGCCGCTCGATGCGGCGCAACTGGATCGGGATTACGCGGTCATGCAGCATTTGTTTGCCCCGGCGGATATCCGTTTCCTGGGCCTGCCGACAGATGGCATGAATGCCTATAAGGTCTATCTCAGTGATCGGAGCCTTGCCTATGTCCAGCCGCAAACGGTCCGGGTTATTGATCATTTCGGGATGTTGTCCTCGCCGATGCAGTTGCTGATCCGGTTTCACCATGACCTGCTGATGGGCAAGACGGGGCGGTTGGTGCTCGGCATCCTGTCCTGCGTTCTGCTGTTTATGATGGTGAGCGGGCTCTGGATCTGGTGGCCGGGGCGCAAGGGGTACCGCCTTAAACATATGAAGCCCGGAAAAACCCGGGCGCAACTGATCCGGTCGCACCGAACGACCGGGGCGACCACGGTCCTGATCCTGCTGTTTTTTGCGGTGACTGGTGCATATTTTTCCTTTCATGATGGCTTTCAGAAGGTCATGGCGGCGCTGGACGGAGAGGAGGCGGATATGGAACTGCCTCGGCTCGCGCCGCAGCCAGGGCGGGACGCTCTCTCGCCTGGTCGCCTTTATGACCTGGCTCGCGCGGCGCTGCCCGCAGGCCAGGTGACTTTTTTCAGTCCGGCCGGAAAAGAGAACGCCGCCGCCCGGTTCCGCATCCGGCTGCCCGGGGAATTGCACCAGAACGGGCGCAGCGGTGTGGTTCTCAACCCCTATGACGGCGCGGTGATGAAGGTGGTGGACGCCACCCGTGTCCCGGCTTTTCAGCGCTCCCTGCAGTATTATTTTCCGCTCCATTCCGGACGGACGGCCGGCTGGGGCATCGGCTACCGGATTGTGGTTTTCGTGGCCGGTTGCAGCCTGCTTTTGCTCAGCCTGACCAGTATCTTGAGCTGGGTCAGGGGACGCAAAAAGAAACGTTCAGGTCGGGGGGCGATGTCGATGCGCCGGACAGCGAAAACATCTTGAGTCATCCGGTTCAGAAATTCTGTCGGGCGTTTAAGGCTGCGGTGAGGGTGCCGTCATCAAGGTAATCCAGTTCGCCGCCCACTGGCACGCCATGAGCCAGGCGGGTAATCCGCACATTTGCCCCTTTCAGTCGGTCGGCGATGTAATGGGCCGTGGTCTGCCCGTCCACGGTGGCGTTGGTGGCGATGATGACTTCGCTGACTTCATCTTCCATGGCGCGTTCAATCAGGCCGTTGATATTCAGGTCGTCAGGACCGATGCCATCCAGCGCCGATAGCGTACCGCCAATCACATGATACAAACCCCGGAAACTTCCGGCCCGCTCCAGCGCCCAAAGATCTGCAACATCCTCAATAGCGCAGATGGTGCCCCGGTCCCGCCGCTCATCCTCACAGATATGGCAGGGATCGGAAATGTCCAGATTGCCGCAGGTGGTGCAGGGGTGCACATGTTCCGCCACCGTGGCCAGTGAAGTGGCCAGCGGCCTCATCAGCACGTCTTTTTTCTTGATCAGATGCAGCACCGCCCGCCGTGCGGAGCGCGGGCCAAGCCCTGGCAGGCGGGACAAAAGCTGGATCAGCTGATCAAGGTCATTATTGGTGGTGCGGGTGCGGTACATGGAAACCGGGCATTAAAACGGCAGGTTGAACCCTTCCGGCAATTGCAGGCCGCCGGTGAGTTTTTTCATTTCTTCCCGGGCATGTTCTTCCACCTTGACTTTGGCGTCATGGAACGCAGCCACAATCAGATCCTCGACCACTTCCACGTCATCGCCATTAAACAGGCTGGGGTCGATTTTGACTTTTTTGACGTCATTCTTGCCGTTCAGGGTTACACTCACCAGCCCGGCGCCGGCACTACCGGAAATTTCGGTTTGCTCCAGGGCTTGCTGCATTTCCTGCATGCGGGCTTGCACTTCCTGGGCCTGTTTCATCATTTTGCCAAGGTTTTTCATGGAAACTCCTTAAAGCTCTTGCGTCGTCACGTGATATGTAAGGCATGGGACGGCGCGGTTCAATCTCTGATGTCAGAAATCATTCGCGTCAAGCCCGAATTCTTCGGCGTCAACCATAAATTCCGTATCGTTGTCGGCAGTGCCATCCATCAGGTCGGGGGTGAAAAGCTCCACTTTTTTGCGAATATCGGTAATTTGCGCGCCGGGGAAGGTCTCCAGGACCGTTTTGACCAGCGGGTTTTGCGACAACCGTTCTTTCAGGGCCTGGGCTTCGACCAGTTCCTTTTGGTACAGGCTGTCTTCGCCGCGTTGCTGGCTGAGGGAGACGATCCAGCGCTGGCCGGTAAACTCACGCAGCTTTTCCGATACTTTGCTGACCAGGTCCCGTGGGGCCTTGTTGTTGAGCCGTATGTCAATCCGGCCGGTATCGAAACTCACCAGATGAGTGTTTTCTTTCAGGTGGAAGGCGATCTGGGCCTCTTGCCGCTCTTCGAACAGTCGGACCACTTCCTCAAAGGAATCTGGAGGAGGCAGGGGGGCGTCGGCTGATTGGGGCAGAGGATCTCCGGCACACAGGGTGGACTGGCCGGTGGCGCCCTGAATGATTCGAAATGCCTGTGGCCCACTGCCGGGGGCGGTGCCGGCAGGAAAGCCGGCCGTCTGAGCTGATGGCGTCGCAGAGGGGGGGCCGCTGCCCTGTGACCCGGCGGCGGTTTGTTCGGCAGAGTGTGGATTGGCCTTAAGCTGTTTGACCAGATCGCCGGGGGTGGGCAGGTTGGCCACATGGGTCAGGCGCACCAGTACCATTTCCGCCGCCAGCAGTGGCGCCGGCGCGAGGCGCACTTCCTCAAGCCCTTTCAGCAACATCTGCCAGGCGCGGGTCAACACGGGTATGCTTAATGCCTGGGCCATGTCCTGGCCCAGCTTGCGTTCCGCCTCCGACGTGACCACTTCCTCGCCCGCATCGGGCACCACCTTGAGTCGGGTCAGCCAGTGGGTCAGTTCCAGCATGTCCTGGAAAATGACCACCGGGTCTGCCCCGTGATCATATTGATGGCGCAACATGGTGAGCGCTGCCGCCACATCCCCTTTCATGCAGGCCTGATACAGATCGAGGATTTGCGCCCGGTCCGCAAGACCCAGCATATCGCGCACCTGTTCTTCGGTGACTTTGCCGGCGCCGTGGGCAAAAGCCTGATCCAGCAGACTGAGGCCATCCCGCACGGAGCCTTCCGCCGCGCGGGCGATCATGGCCAGGGCCACGTCTTCGATTTCGCACCCCTCCTTGTCTGCAATGGTTTTGAAATGGCGTGACAGTTCCTCGATGGACACGCGTCTGAGATCAAACCGCTGGCAGCGGCTGAGCACGGTGACCGGGACCTTGCGAATCTCGGTGGTGGCGAAAATGAATTTCACATGTTCCGGTGGTTCTTCGAGGGTTTTCAGCAGGGCATTGAAGGCATTGCGGGAGAGCATATGCACTTCGTCGATGATATAGATCTTATAGCGCGCATTGGTGGAGGCATAACGCACCCCGTCAATGATTTCGCGAATGTCGTCCACCCCGGTGCGGCTGGCGGCGTCCATTTCCATCACATCCACATGACGGCTTTCGGCAATGGCCTTGCAGTTTTCACACACCCCGCAAGGGGTGATGGTGGGGCCGCCCTGGCCATCAGGGCCGGTACAGTTCAGCGC from the Luteithermobacter gelatinilyticus genome contains:
- a CDS encoding YbaB/EbfC family nucleoid-associated protein → MKNLGKMMKQAQEVQARMQEMQQALEQTEISGSAGAGLVSVTLNGKNDVKKVKIDPSLFNGDDVEVVEDLIVAAFHDAKVKVEEHAREEMKKLTGGLQLPEGFNLPF
- a CDS encoding TrkH family potassium uptake protein; translated protein: MVNATGIYAQIFKPTAYVVSYFCLYLALAMLVPASVDYLNHNSDWQVFLGSSILTGVPALLMLIATRDDIPAFTLRFGFFLVNMLWLSTAVVAALPLYLSAAGLSFTDAFFEAISGLTTTGSTVLSGLDGMPPGLLLWRSLTQWLGGIGIIGIGLMLMPFLKIGGMQIFTIESSDTGNKPVPQFYKYSLWLLGIYVGLTLLCGLMFYLSGMSGFDAINHAMTTISTGGYSTHDASVGYFHSDGVLWTGCLFMVLGSLPFAVYVKALIHRDYNLMEDPQIPAFLIILGVVISATTAWHYLFTENESFFHVLSSTAFNVISIISTTGFASENYLTWGGFAVATFFVITFFGGCSGSTAGGLKVYRLLVVITAFRTSLQQLLSPNKVAIIKYGREAIDGSILYSVLVFVGAFLTTLVALTIAVSLTGLDLLTALSGALTTLTNVGPGFGPMIGPDHNFASVPDAAKWLFSLGMLLGRLEILAVVVLFTPAFWRH
- a CDS encoding PEP-CTERM sorting domain-containing protein, whose protein sequence is MKHIATFFLASVCLLFSSLSAHATLIFDNADVGRASNRGAQSSPGALVTVSANVTISNIAVRNDLNQDGNLKFVIFDHDTHDLLYSSAAKAFVDDGVSWKISDMFSFTLLAGKSYDIGAIADVGGLWHYDSTSNSMNGITSIVSNPNFGNFGSPAQVGHASADAHIRLYAEESVDVPEPAPLALLGLGLLGLGMARLRHH
- a CDS encoding DNA polymerase III subunit gamma/tau gives rise to the protein MSEVLSDTHYRVLARKYRPTNFDELIGQEAMVRTLSNAIETGRLAHAFILTGVRGVGKTTTARIIAKALNCTGPDGQGGPTITPCGVCENCKAIAESRHVDVMEMDAASRTGVDDIREIIDGVRYASTNARYKIYIIDEVHMLSRNAFNALLKTLEEPPEHVKFIFATTEIRKVPVTVLSRCQRFDLRRVSIEELSRHFKTIADKEGCEIEDVALAMIARAAEGSVRDGLSLLDQAFAHGAGKVTEEQVRDMLGLADRAQILDLYQACMKGDVAAALTMLRHQYDHGADPVVIFQDMLELTHWLTRLKVVPDAGEEVVTSEAERKLGQDMAQALSIPVLTRAWQMLLKGLEEVRLAPAPLLAAEMVLVRLTHVANLPTPGDLVKQLKANPHSAEQTAAGSQGSGPPSATPSAQTAGFPAGTAPGSGPQAFRIIQGATGQSTLCAGDPLPQSADAPLPPPDSFEEVVRLFEERQEAQIAFHLKENTHLVSFDTGRIDIRLNNKAPRDLVSKVSEKLREFTGQRWIVSLSQQRGEDSLYQKELVEAQALKERLSQNPLVKTVLETFPGAQITDIRKKVELFTPDLMDGTADNDTEFMVDAEEFGLDANDF
- a CDS encoding PepSY-associated TM helix domain-containing protein, whose product is MIWFRKLHKWLGVGAGLLMILVTLSGLAVVFEPDYRRLAHPELATPARPLDAAQLDRDYAVMQHLFAPADIRFLGLPTDGMNAYKVYLSDRSLAYVQPQTVRVIDHFGMLSSPMQLLIRFHHDLLMGKTGRLVLGILSCVLLFMMVSGLWIWWPGRKGYRLKHMKPGKTRAQLIRSHRTTGATTVLILLFFAVTGAYFSFHDGFQKVMAALDGEEADMELPRLAPQPGRDALSPGRLYDLARAALPAGQVTFFSPAGKENAAARFRIRLPGELHQNGRSGVVLNPYDGAVMKVVDATRVPAFQRSLQYYFPLHSGRTAGWGIGYRIVVFVAGCSLLLLSLTSILSWVRGRKKKRSGRGAMSMRRTAKTS
- the recR gene encoding recombination mediator RecR; this translates as MYRTRTTNNDLDQLIQLLSRLPGLGPRSARRAVLHLIKKKDVLMRPLATSLATVAEHVHPCTTCGNLDISDPCHICEDERRDRGTICAIEDVADLWALERAGSFRGLYHVIGGTLSALDGIGPDDLNINGLIERAMEDEVSEVIIATNATVDGQTTAHYIADRLKGANVRITRLAHGVPVGGELDYLDDGTLTAALNARQNF
- a CDS encoding GFA family protein → MTLHKNLTHQGGCHCGAVRFEVEAPARLKATRCNCSMCRMTGFVHLIVEKEKFHLLQGADSLTTYSFNTHTAKHTFCKICGVKSFYTPRSHPDGISVNVSCLDTGTVEAIDYTDFDGRNWEDNIARLHSNPGA
- a CDS encoding TonB-dependent receptor; its protein translation is MIYPPKAALLASVSLSLSLSPGLLLADAEEAALEEIVVTTTAGLQIPVSSIPGAVQILDREDLDIQNAISQDLADTLANLLPGYSPSNQLASNFGQTFRGKKAVVLIDGVLQTTPIRNASREFRTISQEAIERVEVIKGASALYGNGYAGGVINIVTKQATEDFQGWASGEYNFQPEDWGATDGYALNAGFSGTTGGQLEVVLSASYVKTGHFVDAHGEILPDDQNGQGGTANGNQYDVLLKLGRQFDTHRLEISGHYYYMDNRPSFNRIVNPLTGFTEIDVTRPYSSGDPKNESFFTRLQWQSDDLFGQEFALHLSFGKNDYLFATTKVESRKIKISPSLRSSLAEGDLQLIYGLDMEWDTTSQSYRADFVPDNIPAGIEPCWICDVDKQQISPYLQANYTLTERLEMQAGVRYENYRFEVPDFVPIRGPLFGVPVAGGTLNYNEPVFNIGAVYQLAPATELYGGYSEGYAVDDLRRLRGITTPTVAAFKDQVPATKSHNFELGIRSLVGDDLNLSATAYYTKNTDASHYGQESDGAFPLEFLVYADEKIYGVELTADYRFTDRLSAGGTYSWSEGEYLDSVAGDYRYLNGTRITPAKITAYVEGRPLDNLFARLQMLHVAGRDKFPDLEMGGLVGNLYYESEIDGYTLLDFTMSYSFETRGKLTLSVRNLLNNHYAPASSQVNKDLLTTSAASRAVYAGQGRAISLKYSITY
- a CDS encoding helix-turn-helix domain-containing protein, with amino-acid sequence MSFKINISGKRKVFANLLAELHEELYDIYQKRNEETGLTKADIAERLEVHRSLITKKFGGTSNLTLESVAYLAWALDCKPRVELIPLEDLNNNRKTYTEYYLSGSKEDKITRTTSTSSTTTFFNTVNLKRA